A section of the Candidatus Obscuribacterales bacterium genome encodes:
- a CDS encoding amidohydrolase family protein, producing the protein MVATSYLIQNATVLPFTPQGDGSLNLQPQRVDVLVEGDRIHQVAPNLEPPTAQTHVIDATDQLLIPGFVNAHAHSVEILEKGRYESMPLELWMLYTYPPLQQQHLTPRLCYLRTMLGALEQVKSGATTIQDDLIEMPYATPEIFAAVAQAYLDLGLRVSLTHHAINLPLHQTIPFLGDFLPDDLRQELETLEGLSDQDWTSLFKDLYQTWHQRDGLLTLALAPSAPQRVTPDLMHRIADLSADFNLPIHTHMLETRTQAVTGPVFYGEGESVVSYAKTHGILTHRTAIAHGIWLTDRDIELIAEAGATVIHNVVSNHRLCSGIAPIRQLMDAGVTIALGSDGMSS; encoded by the coding sequence ATGGTCGCAACCTCTTATCTCATCCAAAATGCCACGGTTTTACCGTTCACACCCCAAGGAGATGGTTCCCTTAATCTGCAACCCCAACGAGTCGATGTGCTGGTGGAGGGCGATCGCATTCACCAAGTTGCGCCAAATCTAGAGCCGCCCACAGCACAAACTCACGTCATTGACGCCACCGATCAGCTACTGATTCCAGGATTTGTCAATGCCCACGCTCACTCAGTGGAGATCTTGGAAAAGGGACGTTATGAGTCCATGCCCTTAGAGTTGTGGATGCTCTACACCTATCCACCTCTGCAGCAACAGCATCTAACACCGCGACTTTGCTACCTACGCACGATGTTGGGAGCCCTCGAACAGGTGAAATCGGGAGCAACGACAATTCAAGATGACCTGATCGAAATGCCCTACGCCACACCGGAGATTTTTGCCGCTGTAGCTCAAGCTTACTTAGATCTGGGGCTACGGGTAAGCCTCACCCACCATGCAATCAACCTACCGTTGCATCAAACCATTCCGTTTTTAGGCGATTTTTTGCCAGATGATCTACGTCAGGAGTTAGAGACGTTAGAGGGATTATCCGATCAAGATTGGACTTCCCTATTCAAAGATCTCTATCAAACCTGGCATCAGCGTGATGGGCTCCTAACCCTAGCCTTGGCTCCCTCGGCTCCCCAACGCGTCACCCCCGATCTGATGCACCGGATTGCTGACTTATCTGCGGATTTTAATCTGCCGATTCATACCCATATGCTAGAAACCCGCACCCAGGCCGTGACAGGGCCCGTCTTCTATGGTGAAGGAGAGTCGGTAGTTAGCTATGCTAAGACCCACGGTATTTTGACCCATCGCACGGCGATCGCCCATGGTATTTGGCTCACCGATCGTGATATTGAGTTAATTGCCGAAGCCGGAGCGACGGTTATTCATAACGTGGTGAGCAACCACCGCCTCTGCAGCGGCATCGCGCCCATTCGCCAGTTGATGGATGCGGGTGTCACCATTGCCCTTGGCTCAGATGGGATGAGTTCCAA